A genomic region of Balaenoptera ricei isolate mBalRic1 chromosome 21, mBalRic1.hap2, whole genome shotgun sequence contains the following coding sequences:
- the ASB5 gene encoding ankyrin repeat and SOCS box protein 5 isoform X2 — protein MSWIYLNSGWLEAPWGDGDLGSWADRSPLHEAASQGRLLALRTLLSQGYNVNAVTIDHVTPLHEACLGDHVACARTLLQAGANVNAITIDGVTPLFNACSQGSPSCTELLLEYGAKPQLESCLPSPTHEAASKGHHECLEILISWGIDVDQDIPHLGTPLYVASMSQQFHCVRKLLYTGADVQKGKYWDTPLHAAAQQSCTEIVNLLLEFGADVNAKNTELLRPVDVATPSSLVERLLLQHEATPSSLCQLCRLCIRNYIGRPRLHLIPQLQLPTLLQNFLQYR, from the exons ATGAGTTGGATTTACCTCAACAGTGGCTGGCTTGAAGCGCCGTGGGGAGATGGTGATTTAG GTTCCTGGGCAGATCGGTCACCACTTCATGAAGCAGCAAGTCAAGGTCGTCTTCTTGCTCTGAGAACATTATTATCACAG GGCTATAACGTCAATGCAGTAACCATAGACCACGTCACCCCGTTACACGAGGCCTGCCTTGGAGATCACGTGGCCTGTGCCAGGACACTTCTGCAAGCTGGAGCTAAC GTAAATGCGATCACCATAGACGGTGTGACCCCATTATTCAATGCGTGCTCACAAGGCAGCCCCAGCTGCACAGAACTGCTTCTGGAATACGGCGCCAAACCCCAGCTGGAGTCCTGTCTTCCCTCCCCTACACACGAGGCCGCCAGCAAAG GTCACCATGAATGTCTGGAAATCCTGATATCCTGGGGCATAGATGTTGATCAAGACATTCCTCATCTGGGAACCCCTCTGTATGTGGCTTCTATGTCTCAGCAGTTCCACTGTGTCCGGAAGCTTCTTTACACTG GCGCTGACGTACAAAAAGGCAAATATTGGGATACCCCATTACACGCTGCTGCTCAACAGTCCTGTACAGAAATTGTAAACTTACTGCTAGAATTTGGAGCGGACGTCAATGCCAAAAACACAGAGCTTCTGAGACCTGTCGACGTAGCGACCCCTAGCAGTTTGGTGGAAAGATTACTGCTTCAGCATGAAG CTACCCCAAGCTCTCTGTGCCAACTTTGCAGACTCTGTATCAGAAACTACATTGGAAGACCAAGATTACACCTTATCCCACAGCTCCAGCTGCCAACATTATTGCAGAATTTCTTACAGTATCGATAA